A genomic stretch from Methylorubrum extorquens includes:
- a CDS encoding protein of unknown function (Evidence 5 : Unknown function), with protein MSRYVLVDRPNLQVVLGFDHMLRSFFGQVFKPADPRREGIAVAGWPTKSGLGTRRPPRLCAERDADLRLLMDWAREQQPSEVWDDPDASTHLARLRSAIRVEWEEGEDYPEMPVPEVLRRRLP; from the coding sequence ATGAGCCGGTACGTCCTCGTCGATCGCCCGAACCTTCAGGTGGTGCTCGGCTTCGACCACATGCTCCGGAGCTTCTTCGGACAGGTGTTCAAGCCGGCCGATCCGAGGCGCGAGGGCATAGCCGTCGCCGGCTGGCCCACCAAGTCGGGGCTCGGCACCCGTCGGCCGCCGCGGCTGTGTGCCGAGCGGGATGCGGATCTCCGCTTGCTCATGGATTGGGCGCGCGAACAGCAGCCCTCGGAAGTGTGGGACGATCCCGACGCTTCCACCCACCTGGCGCGCCTGCGCTCGGCCATCCGGGTCGAGTGGGAAGAGGGCGAAGACTACCCCGAGATGCCGGTGCCCGAAGTGCTTCGGAGGCGGCTCCCATGA
- a CDS encoding conserved protein of unknown function (Evidence 4 : Unknown function but conserved in other organisms), producing MACNCIEGANKLLADHNTKMVQHLVIERQDGGISGLRSTIALGVEKIEPRGKRPTMMIATYCPLCGVRYVPEPTGADA from the coding sequence ATGGCGTGCAACTGCATCGAGGGAGCGAACAAGCTCCTCGCCGACCACAACACGAAGATGGTCCAGCACCTGGTGATCGAACGCCAGGACGGCGGAATCAGCGGGCTCCGCTCCACCATCGCTCTCGGCGTCGAGAAGATCGAGCCGCGCGGCAAGCGGCCGACGATGATGATCGCCACCTACTGCCCGCTCTGCGGCGTGCGCTACGTGCCCGAGCCGACGGGAGCCGACGCATGA
- a CDS encoding protein of unknown function (Evidence 5 : Unknown function) produces the protein MSFHQSAHPHAGRRVTVASGFFAGTTPKVVDWYDRVTGRPWSASGVEDARTHRFAFRAAYERLPLDQEVVLVYFHRGEGALLHATELGEPAHALASIGGR, from the coding sequence ATGTCGTTTCATCAAAGCGCCCATCCCCATGCCGGACGCCGAGTAACGGTCGCATCCGGCTTCTTCGCCGGCACCACGCCCAAGGTCGTTGACTGGTACGACCGCGTGACCGGTCGACCGTGGAGCGCCAGCGGCGTCGAGGACGCCCGCACCCACCGCTTCGCCTTCCGCGCGGCTTACGAACGTCTGCCGCTCGATCAGGAAGTGGTGCTCGTTTACTTCCACCGCGGCGAGGGCGCGCTCCTCCACGCCACCGAGTTGGGCGAGCCGGCCCACGCCCTCGCGTCGATCGGGGGCCGCTGA